From one Allorhizobium ampelinum S4 genomic stretch:
- a CDS encoding nitrate reductase, whose product MSGETKTTCPYCGVGCGVIAKVEENGTVSIKGDPDHPANFGRLCSKGSALGETLDLDGRALTPTVYGERQSWDMALDLVADRFSRSIAEHGPDSVAFYLSGQLLTEDYYVANKLMKGFIGSANIDTNSRLCMASSVAGHKRAFGSDTVPGTYRDLELADLIVLVGSNMGWCHPVLYQRIAAEKAKRPGLKVVVIDPRRTATSDIADLHLSIRPDGDVALFNGLLAHLVENRSIDQSYIAAHTNGFADAFAAAAGQSLGDLMEKTGLPAMQLRQFFQLFAATEKTVTCYSQGVNQSSLGTDKVNAIINCHLATGRIGRPGMGPFSLTGQPNAMGGREVGGLANMLAAHMELGNPRDRDRVQRFWASPTMADKPGLKAVDMFKAVADGKIKALWIMSTNPVVSMPDADAVKAAIAACPFVVVSDMQADTDTAKLAHVLLPAAGWGEKSGTVTNSERRISRQRAFKPAPGEARADWWQMAEIGRRMGFGKAFRYQSPADIFAEHAALSGFENTGTRDFNIGAYGAITETDYQALAPFQWPQRQGEPAADSRFFANGGFYHPDGKARFIACETAIPDRASQDFPLTLNTGRVRDHWHTMTRTAKSARLSAHLAEPFAEIHPLDAANLGIADAELVEISSQTGSRVIVRALLTSRQSRGAIFVPMHWTGETASLARIDSLVPSRVDPVSGQPALKHVGVAAKPYAAIAYGFAVSAHKPQALDASYWALAKAEHGWRLELAFENGQDWENWARTALAVPATAEMIGYSDHASGDVRLAFFDAGRLCAALFMASQPVAVSRNWASARLDDDFTDRRTRLALIAGRPGAGQIDPGAIVCSCFSVGINQITSAVRGGCGSVEAVGQTLSAGTNCGSCRAEIRRIIDAVQILAAE is encoded by the coding sequence CTCGATCTCGTTGCCGATAGGTTTTCCCGCAGTATTGCCGAGCATGGCCCGGATTCGGTCGCCTTCTATCTCTCCGGCCAATTGCTGACCGAGGATTATTACGTCGCCAACAAGCTGATGAAAGGGTTTATCGGCTCGGCCAATATCGATACCAATTCCCGTCTCTGCATGGCGTCTTCGGTCGCAGGCCATAAGCGGGCCTTCGGCTCCGATACCGTTCCCGGCACCTACCGCGACCTGGAACTGGCCGATCTCATCGTGCTTGTGGGATCCAATATGGGCTGGTGCCATCCGGTGCTTTATCAGCGGATTGCTGCGGAAAAGGCCAAGCGCCCCGGCCTGAAAGTGGTGGTGATCGATCCGCGCCGCACCGCAACCTCAGACATTGCCGACCTGCATCTTTCCATCCGTCCGGATGGCGATGTGGCACTGTTCAACGGTTTGCTGGCGCATCTGGTCGAAAACCGCAGCATCGACCAATCCTATATTGCCGCCCATACAAACGGCTTTGCGGACGCGTTTGCCGCCGCTGCCGGTCAATCGCTTGGCGATTTGATGGAGAAGACCGGCCTGCCCGCCATGCAGTTGCGGCAGTTTTTCCAGCTGTTTGCCGCAACGGAAAAAACCGTGACCTGCTATAGCCAGGGCGTCAACCAGTCATCGCTTGGCACGGACAAAGTCAATGCGATCATCAATTGCCATCTGGCCACAGGCCGAATCGGCAGGCCCGGCATGGGACCGTTTTCGCTGACTGGCCAGCCGAATGCCATGGGCGGACGCGAGGTTGGTGGCCTCGCCAACATGCTGGCCGCCCATATGGAACTGGGCAATCCCAGGGATCGGGATCGCGTGCAGCGATTCTGGGCCTCCCCCACCATGGCCGACAAGCCGGGCCTGAAGGCCGTGGACATGTTCAAGGCGGTGGCCGATGGCAAGATCAAGGCGCTGTGGATCATGTCCACCAATCCTGTTGTCTCCATGCCCGATGCCGATGCCGTCAAGGCGGCGATTGCCGCCTGCCCCTTTGTTGTCGTCTCCGACATGCAGGCCGATACCGATACGGCAAAGCTGGCGCATGTGCTGCTGCCAGCGGCTGGCTGGGGTGAAAAATCCGGCACCGTTACCAATTCCGAGCGGCGGATTTCCCGCCAGCGAGCCTTCAAACCGGCCCCCGGCGAGGCCAGGGCAGACTGGTGGCAGATGGCGGAAATTGGCCGCCGCATGGGCTTTGGCAAGGCCTTTCGCTATCAGTCACCCGCCGACATCTTTGCTGAACATGCCGCCCTATCGGGTTTTGAAAATACTGGCACCCGCGATTTCAATATCGGCGCTTACGGCGCGATCACGGAAACAGACTATCAGGCGCTTGCCCCCTTCCAATGGCCACAGAGACAGGGCGAGCCAGCGGCGGACAGCCGGTTTTTCGCCAATGGCGGCTTTTATCATCCCGATGGCAAAGCGCGTTTCATTGCTTGCGAAACTGCAATACCGGATAGGGCAAGCCAGGACTTTCCCCTCACGCTCAATACCGGGCGGGTGCGCGATCATTGGCATACGATGACACGGACGGCAAAAAGCGCGAGGCTGTCAGCGCATCTGGCCGAACCCTTCGCGGAAATCCACCCGCTGGACGCCGCCAATCTCGGCATTGCCGATGCGGAACTGGTGGAGATTTCCAGCCAGACCGGCAGCCGGGTGATCGTTCGCGCCCTTTTGACCAGCCGCCAGAGCCGTGGCGCCATTTTCGTGCCAATGCACTGGACCGGCGAAACCGCCTCACTGGCCCGCATCGATAGCCTCGTACCCTCGCGGGTGGACCCGGTTTCCGGCCAACCAGCGCTGAAACATGTGGGTGTTGCGGCAAAGCCCTATGCGGCAATCGCCTATGGTTTTGCCGTCTCAGCTCATAAGCCGCAGGCGCTGGACGCATCCTATTGGGCTTTGGCCAAGGCCGAGCATGGCTGGCGGCTGGAGCTGGCTTTCGAAAATGGCCAGGATTGGGAAAACTGGGCGAGAACCGCGCTTGCCGTACCCGCCACCGCAGAGATGATCGGCTATAGCGACCATGCCAGTGGCGATGTCCGGCTGGCATTTTTTGACGCAGGCAGGCTTTGCGCCGCGCTGTTCATGGCAAGCCAACCGGTTGCGGTGTCGCGCAATTGGGCCAGCGCCCGGCTTGACGACGACTTTACCGATCGCCGCACCCGGCTGGCGCTGATTGCCGGGCGGCCCGGCGCTGGCCAGATCGATCCGGGGGCAATTGTCTGTTCGTGTTTCTCCGTGGGGATCAACCAGATCACCAGTGCTGTCAGGGGCGGCTGCGGCTCGGTCGAAGCCGTCGGTCAGACCCTGTCAGCCGGAACCAATTGCGGCTCCTGCCGCGCCGAAATCAGGAGGATTATCGATGCCGTTCAAATCCTTGCCGCAGAATAA